The DNA window ACGCCGAACGCATCCGGCGCGAAGCAGGCGTTCCGACCGCCGCCGTCGGCCTGATCACGTCGCCCGAGCAGGCGGACGAAATCATCCGCAACGGCCGCGCAGACCTCGTCTTTCTGGGCCGCGAGCTGTTGCGCGATCCGTATTGGCCGCGACGGGCGGCGAAAGCGCTCGGCGTCCCGCTTGATCCGCCCACTCCTTACGCTCGCGGTTGGATTTGACTTTTTTTGCGATCCCCGCCCGTCCCGGCGACCGGCGGGGTATTTTTTATGATAAAATAGAACCAAACGCGAAAGGAGGTCGAAACATGCGGCTGCCGAAATATCTTCACGCCCAAGGCGGAGATCTTTGGCTGACCGAACAGGAACGCGACAACGTCAACATCCAGTACCGCATCAAAAGCGTGTTGTTCGAAGCGCAGTCCCCGTTTCAGCATATTCTTGTTCTCGACTCGTATCAATTCGGGCGTATGCTCGTGCTCGACGGCGTCGTCCAGACGACCGCCATCGACGGTTACATCTACAACGAGATGATCGCGCACGTGCCGCTTTCCTTTCATCCGAACCCCGAGCGCGTTCTCATCATCGGTGGCGGCGACTGCGGCGCGGCGCGCGAAGTATGCAAACACCGCGCCGTGCGCGAAGTCGACCTCGTCGAGATCGACGAGCTCGTCGTCCGAGCCTGTCTGGAGCATTTGCCCGAAGTGTCCGGCAGGCTGAACGACCCCCGCGTCCGTTTCGTGTTCGCCGACGGCGTCGAGTTTATCCGGAGCGTCGACCGCCCGTATGACGTCGTCGTCGTCGATTCGTCCGACCCCGTCGGACCGGCGGCGCAACTGTTCGAGGAGGAATTTTACCGCAACGTCTTCCGGGCGCTTAAACCTGACGGCCTCATGGTGTGCCAGAGCCAGTCGCCGATTTTTCACGCGGAGGTCATGCTGCGGACGTACGAACGCATCGGGCGGCTGTTCGCGGACACACGATTGTATACCGCCGTCGTGCCGACATACCCTGGGGGGTTATGGTCGTTTACGCTCGGTTCGAAAAAACCGCTGCCGCCGGCCGAGACACTTCGTTTCCGCCTCCCGGCACGGTATGTGAACGAAGACATTCTCCGCAGCTGCTTCCGTCTGCCCGAATTCGTCCGGAACATGCTCGAGATGAAAGAAAAAGTCCCCGAAAACGCCTGACGACGGCCGAAAAAGCGGGTCCGGAGGCTTTGAGAGCCCGGGCGCACCGGTTTCTCGCGCATCGGCCGACGACTCCGGACCGCTTTTTCGTCCGCTCCGAACGATTATTTCGCTCTATGCCCCGCCGAACGACGCACCAGCCGCCCACCCAAGCGCGGCGAGCGCGACGCCGGTCCCGTAACTTGCCGCGACGTACAGCGCTGCGGCCCGGCGTCGTCCTTGCTCCCACATCCGGACGACTTCCAGATTGAACGTCGAAAACGTCGTAAACGCGCCCAAAAACCCGACGCCCAACAGCATCGCCCACTGCGTCGCGACGTGAAATCCGGCCAAAACGCCGACGGCGAACGATCCCGCCATGTTGACGGCGAACGTCCCGACCGGCACTGCCGTCGGAAACCGTCGATTCGCCCACAGGCCGATCAAATGGCGAAGAACGGCCCCGACGAATCCGCCCGCGACAACCAGCGTGATTTCTTTCATGCGGCTTCCTCTCCGCTCGGGCGGAGCGCGCCGACGACGGTCGCCGTCTTTCTGCCCGCAAACATCATCGCCAGTCCCAAAATCAAACTGAGCGCCGCATATCCCGCAGCCGCCGGCGCGCCGTCCTGCCGGGCGAGCTCGACCGTTTCCAGCGCCAGAGCAGAAAACGTGGTCAACGACCCTAGAAAACCGGTCGTCGCCGCGATTTTCACCCAGACCGGAAGCCGGTCATCTTCTCCGAACCGGACCGACAGCCAGCCCAGCGCGAAACAGCCGGCCGCATTCGCCGCCAGCGTCCCCCACGGAAACCCGGAGAAACGGTCGACCACGATCCACGCATCCAGCGCATATCGCAACAGCGATCCCGCAGCGCCGGCCAAACCGACGGCGACATGACACAACCATTTCGTTTTCATGGATGATTCCCTCCCCAAAAAAGACAGACTCCTACCGAACCGATCGTCGGTAGGAGTCATCAGCCTTGCGGCGGTTGACGGCGGACTCCATCGCCTTTTCGGACTACGACTTCTTTTTTATTTTAGACGATGCCGCAGGTCGGCGTCAAATTTTCAAAACCGCCCCCGTGCTCGCCGACGTGACGAAACGGGTATACCGCGCCAGATAACCGGTTTTGACCTTCGGCTCGAATCCTTTCCATTCCGCGCGGCGGCGGGCGAGTTCCTCGTCGCTCACTTTCAGCTCGATGCGCCGGTTCGCCAGGTCGATCTCGATGATGTCGCCGTCGCGCACGAACGCGATCGGCCCGCCTTCCGCCGCTTCCGGCGAAATATGGCCGACGCAGATGCCGCGCGTCGCACCGGAAAATCGGCCGTCGGTGATCAGGCCGACTTTCGCGCCGAGCCCCATGCCGACGATCTGCGACGTCGGCGCGAGCATCTCCGGCATGCCGGGACCGCCCTTCGGCCCCTCGTAGCGGATGACGACGACGTGGCCCTCGCGCACTTTGCCGTTCGCGATGCCTTCGAGCGCTTCGTCCTGCGAGTCGAAACAGATCGCCGGGCCGACGTGGCGGTCGCCGACGGACGGGTCGATCGCGCCGACCTTGACGATCGCGCCGTTCGGCGCCAGATTGCCGAACAGCACGGCCAGCCCGCCGGTTTCGCTGTACGGATTGTCGAGCGGGCGAATGACGTTTTTGTCGAGAATTTCGCAACCGGCGACGTTTTCCGCCAGTGTTTTGCCCGTCACAGTGATGCAGTCGCCATGCAGCACGCCGGGCTTTTTCAAAAGCTCGTTCAAAATCGCGCTGACGCCGCCCGCGCGGTGAACGTCTTCAATGTGGTAGTCGGACGCCGGCGCGATTTTCGCCAGGTGCGGCACGCGCTTGGCCAGTTCGTTGAGCCGTTCGAGCGGGTATTCGATACCGGCCTCGTGCGCGATGGCGATCGTGTGCAGTACCGTGTTCGTCGAGCCGCCCATCGCCATGTCGAGCGCGAACGCGTTGTCGATCGCCTCGAGCGTCACGATGTCGCGCGGTTTAAGGTCCATCTCGATCAGCTTCATCAGCTGGCGCGCCGAGCGTTTGACGAACTCCCGGCGTTCTGGGCTGACGGCGAGAATCGTACCGTTGCCGGGCAGCGCGAGACCGAGCGCTTCAGCTAAACAGTTCATCGAATTGGCCGTGAACATCCCCGAACACGAACCGCACGTCGGACAGCCGTACCGCTCGAGCTCCAGCAAAATCTTGTCGTCGATCTTGCCGGCCTGGTACGCGCCGACGCCCTCGAACACGCTGGACAGCGAAATCGGCCGCCCCTTCGAGTCGCGTCCGGCCTTCATCGGCCCGCCGCTGACGAAAATCGTCGGAATGTTCAGCCGCATCGCCGCCATCATCATGCCCGGCGTAATCTTGTCGCAGTTCGGAATGCATACCATGCCGTCGAACCAGTGGGCGGACACCATCGTTTCGACGGAATCGGCGATCAGCTCCCGGCTCGGGAGACTGTACCGCATGCCGATGTGCCCCATCGCAATGCCGTCGTCCACGCCGATCGTATTGAACTCGAACGGTACGCCGCCGGCTTCCCGGATCGCCTCTTTGACGAGCCGGCCGAACTCCTGCAGATGCACGTGGCCCGGGATAATGTCGACGTAAGAGTTGCAGACGGCGATAAACGGCTTGTCGAAATCTTCCTCGCGGACGCCGGCCGCCCGAAGCAGGCTTCGGTGCGGCGCCCGGTCGAACCCTTTCTTGATCATGTCGGAGCGCATTTTGCGCTTCGCCGCGGTTGTCGTCGCCACGTTCGCTTCCACTCCCTCGGACAGGATCGTCGCTTTTCTTAAAGTTTATCATATGGGGCGGCCGCGCGCACGCCCGGGCGCGACGGGAGTGCGGCGGAAGACGTGGTGGTTTTATAATTTTTTTTAAAATTT is part of the Candidatus Reconcilbacillus cellulovorans genome and encodes:
- a CDS encoding spermidine synthase, whose protein sequence is MRLPKYLHAQGGDLWLTEQERDNVNIQYRIKSVLFEAQSPFQHILVLDSYQFGRMLVLDGVVQTTAIDGYIYNEMIAHVPLSFHPNPERVLIIGGGDCGAAREVCKHRAVREVDLVEIDELVVRACLEHLPEVSGRLNDPRVRFVFADGVEFIRSVDRPYDVVVVDSSDPVGPAAQLFEEEFYRNVFRALKPDGLMVCQSQSPIFHAEVMLRTYERIGRLFADTRLYTAVVPTYPGGLWSFTLGSKKPLPPAETLRFRLPARYVNEDILRSCFRLPEFVRNMLEMKEKVPENA
- a CDS encoding dihydroxy-acid dehydratase; translated protein: MRSDMIKKGFDRAPHRSLLRAAGVREEDFDKPFIAVCNSYVDIIPGHVHLQEFGRLVKEAIREAGGVPFEFNTIGVDDGIAMGHIGMRYSLPSRELIADSVETMVSAHWFDGMVCIPNCDKITPGMMMAAMRLNIPTIFVSGGPMKAGRDSKGRPISLSSVFEGVGAYQAGKIDDKILLELERYGCPTCGSCSGMFTANSMNCLAEALGLALPGNGTILAVSPERREFVKRSARQLMKLIEMDLKPRDIVTLEAIDNAFALDMAMGGSTNTVLHTIAIAHEAGIEYPLERLNELAKRVPHLAKIAPASDYHIEDVHRAGGVSAILNELLKKPGVLHGDCITVTGKTLAENVAGCEILDKNVIRPLDNPYSETGGLAVLFGNLAPNGAIVKVGAIDPSVGDRHVGPAICFDSQDEALEGIANGKVREGHVVVIRYEGPKGGPGMPEMLAPTSQIVGMGLGAKVGLITDGRFSGATRGICVGHISPEAAEGGPIAFVRDGDIIEIDLANRRIELKVSDEELARRRAEWKGFEPKVKTGYLARYTRFVTSASTGAVLKI